In Alkalihalobacillus sp. AL-G, the genomic stretch CGCTGATGATTTTCAATAGAGTAGATTTACCTGCACCGTTACGCCCGACTAATGCGATTCGGTCCCGGGATTGTACTTCAAGTTTAATATTCGATAAAATAAGGTCAGCACCAAAATATTTGGTGACCTCTTGGACTTGTAAAACGATCATGATAAAACACCTCATTTGCACATGGATGTCAACTCAAAGAGGACCTTTTCGAGTCTGCGATGAGAATCCATAGTTGCATTACTTATGCTGACTTCGACGTTAGGCTCACACGATGTGAGTCCGTTCAACTTTAGGCTCACACGACGTGAGTCAGTTCGACGTTGTTATAGGACGTAACGTATTTAGTCGAACATCCTTTACTGATTTAACATTCTAAGTCGAACAGTCGAAGATTCCTTTTTTGGTTAAGTTCAAAGAGCTCGCTGTAATTCGCAGACGCTTTGAACACATATAATCAGTGTAGCGTATGAGGAAAAGGTCAGGCAACTATTCAATTTTCAAAGTTTTGTTATAAATTTGCAGGTTGGACACCTTTCTTTTTTAAAAAAATGGTGTATAGTCTCAGTTAGGCAGGTGATTCTATGGGCGAATTCACACATTTCAATGAGCAGGGCAGGGCAAAAATGGTCGATATTTCAGACAAGGAAGCTACCGTCCGAACCGCACGTGTACAAAGCCGTGTTATCGTGACAAAAGAAATCTATGAAGCGATTCAAGGCGGGAACGTGCAAAAAGGAGATGTATTATCTGTTGCCCAGGTTGCCGGAATCATGGCGGCCAAAAAAACCCCTGATATCGTCCCGATGTGTCATCCATTGCCGCTGAAAGCCATCGATATCTCATTTGATTGGAATATCGGTGAATCCTACGAGTTACTGATTGAAGCCTTTGTGAAAACGAAGGGGAATACGGGTGTTGAAATGGAAGCGTTGACGGCAGCATCAGCCGTTGCTCTTACCGTTTACGATATGTGCAAGGCTATCGATAAGGGGATGGTCCTTGGTCCTACTTATCTTTTAGAAAAACAAGGTGGAAGAAGCGGTGATTACCGCAAAGTGTAGTATTTGACCACCGCATGTTCTACGTAAGGGAAGCATGACTTTTCAACAGGAGTATCGACGTCGTAGAAAAGTTCAAGTCCCTAGTATTAAGTGTAACTAAGGCTCACCCTGCGCTAGAGCTTGGTTTTACCAAGTTTTCTTTAAAAATGCATTGGAGGGATTCTATGAGCGTTGAAGAGCATAAAATTCCGCAAGCGACAGCAAAACGTTTGCCACTCTATTACCGGTTTTTAAAAAATCTTTCCGCGTCAGGAAAGCAGCGCGTTTCTTCATCAGAATTAAGTGAGGCGGTCAAAGTTGACTCCGCCACGATTCGAAGAGACTTCTCCTATTTTGGAGCATTAGGGAAAAAGGGTTATGGCTATAATGTAAACTACTTGCTTACCTTTTTCAGAAAGACGCTCGATCAGGATGAAGTCACACGGGTCATGCTGATTGGTGTCGGGAATCTCGGAACGGCACTGCTCAATTATAATTTTCTTAAAGGTGATAATACGAGAATCGAAATGGCGTTTGATGTCGATGATAGCAAAGTAGGAACAACGATCAGCGGAGTCCCCGTCTATCATCTCGACAGCATGAAAAAGCATGCAGCCAAGGACGTATCAGCTGCGATTTTGACGGTACCTGCCCCACATGCTCAGGTGGTTGCGGACCAGCTTGTTGAAATTGGGATCAAAGGGATTCTGAATTTCACTCCTGCGCGACTGACTGTGCCAGAGCATATTCGGGTCCATCACATCGATCTCGCCGTTGAACTGCAATCGCTGATTTACTTTTTAAAACATTATCCGCTTGAATCATAAAAACAAACACCTAAGGAGGTGACCACCTATGGGATTAGGTGCAGGAAGTATTATTTTAATCGCAATCGTTGCATTGTTGCTGTTCGGTCCGAAAAAGCTGCCTGAGCTTGGAAAAGCTGCGGGTAAAACGTTGCGCGAATTCAAAAACGCAACGAATGGACTTGTAGACGACGATGATGATGACAAAGAGAAGAAGAACAAGAAGACGGAACAGCAGTAGATAGGAAGGTTTTTAGTATGACGGACAAACAGATGTCACTGCAATACCATATAGAAGAATTACGGAAACGAATCCTGATCGTCATACTAGTATTTCTCGTAGCATTCATATCAGGTTTTTTCCTAGCGATGCCGTTGATTCAGTTTTTACAAGAAACACCGGAAGCAGCCGGGCTGGAACTGAATGTTTTTAATATCACCGATCCGATCAACGTCTTTTTGGACTTTGCCTTTCTGATCGGATTATTACTTACCTCTCCAGTCGCTTTATATCAATTGTGGGGATTCGTGAGCCCAGGGTTATTGGAGCGGGAACGGAAAGCTACTTTGGCGTATATCCCGATGACATTTATTTTGTTTATCGTCGGTATCGCATTTTCGTATTATATTGTGTTTCCGTTTGTGATTGATTTTATGAACGGACTGGCTGAAGTGCTTGGGGTCGAAGAGGAATACGGAATCAACGAATATTTTCAATTTTTATTTCGGATGACCTTACCATTTGGGATTTTGTTTCAATTTCCGATTGTTGTCATGTTTTTGACGCGATTAGGGATTTTGACACCAGACCTGCTTGGGCAGATCCGTAAATACTCGTATTTTGTTTTGATCGTCATCGCAGGCTTGATCACACCACCAGAAATCATTTCACATTTGATGGTGACCGTACCGTTGATTATCCTGTATGAAATGAGTATTTTGATTTCGCGTGTTGCGTACCGGAAGACGTTAAAGGCAGCAGAAGAAGCGGAAGCAGATGAAGAAACTGAACAATAAAGAGAGCTTGGCGAAGCGCCAAGCTTTTTTCGTTTTTACACAAATTGCAGCTCACGGGCACGAAAGACTAACCTTATCCACTCAAGTTACACTACGAAAGGACGATGGACTTTATCGACCGTAGAAAAGGATTTTATTATGCCTGAAAAAACCGAATTAACACAGCGGAGGAACTGTCATTCAAGAAAAAAACCGATCGTACACGATATTGTGGCACGATTCCACAGCGTACTTACGACGTTCTTCGGGTGTATGCGTACTATTGTACGCATACAAATTTCGCACCTCGGTTTAAGCCGCGGAAAGTGCCTTCCAAATGGAGGATTTACGTTCGTAAATCGACCAAATTGTATTAAAAAAATGGACGGATCAAAGTGGATCTGACCGCTTTAACCCTGATTTGAAAACCTTCAATCTACAACAAAGACCTGAGCGGACATCCGTCCATGCTCAGGCCTGCTAGTTACTACTTCTTTATATTACGTATTTTTTTTCGTAACTCGATCATCCGGAAGGCATTGAAAAAGTCGTACGCAGCAAGAGCCATATTAATAAGCGGCCAAAATGACCAAATCCCATCCTCTTGAGCGTAGTATATGGCTAAATAAGTAAAGATAATTCCAAGAACGAAATAGGCATAAATCCAAAATGTAGGTGAAAATCTCATAACTAGCCTCCAAATAAGAACTGAATGCTTTGTAGTTGTTTTTCTAATTCAGCAATTTTATCCCGAAAGACGACTTGTGCAAG encodes the following:
- the moaC gene encoding cyclic pyranopterin monophosphate synthase MoaC is translated as MGEFTHFNEQGRAKMVDISDKEATVRTARVQSRVIVTKEIYEAIQGGNVQKGDVLSVAQVAGIMAAKKTPDIVPMCHPLPLKAIDISFDWNIGESYELLIEAFVKTKGNTGVEMEALTAASAVALTVYDMCKAIDKGMVLGPTYLLEKQGGRSGDYRKV
- a CDS encoding DUF4305 domain-containing protein: MRFSPTFWIYAYFVLGIIFTYLAIYYAQEDGIWSFWPLINMALAAYDFFNAFRMIELRKKIRNIKK
- a CDS encoding redox-sensing transcriptional repressor Rex, coding for MSVEEHKIPQATAKRLPLYYRFLKNLSASGKQRVSSSELSEAVKVDSATIRRDFSYFGALGKKGYGYNVNYLLTFFRKTLDQDEVTRVMLIGVGNLGTALLNYNFLKGDNTRIEMAFDVDDSKVGTTISGVPVYHLDSMKKHAAKDVSAAILTVPAPHAQVVADQLVEIGIKGILNFTPARLTVPEHIRVHHIDLAVELQSLIYFLKHYPLES
- the tatC gene encoding twin-arginine translocase subunit TatC yields the protein MTDKQMSLQYHIEELRKRILIVILVFLVAFISGFFLAMPLIQFLQETPEAAGLELNVFNITDPINVFLDFAFLIGLLLTSPVALYQLWGFVSPGLLERERKATLAYIPMTFILFIVGIAFSYYIVFPFVIDFMNGLAEVLGVEEEYGINEYFQFLFRMTLPFGILFQFPIVVMFLTRLGILTPDLLGQIRKYSYFVLIVIAGLITPPEIISHLMVTVPLIILYEMSILISRVAYRKTLKAAEEAEADEETEQ
- a CDS encoding twin-arginine translocase TatA/TatE family subunit; translated protein: MGLGAGSIILIAIVALLLFGPKKLPELGKAAGKTLREFKNATNGLVDDDDDDKEKKNKKTEQQ